AGCGGAGGCCGTGGTGGAGAAGAGGAGCGCGGCGAGGAGGAAGCGCATGGGAGAAGAGAGTGTACCCGGTCGGCGCGGTGCGTGGACAGCTCACCAGCGTTCTCGACCACGCCTCTTGTGCCCGGCTCCGGTAATGGATCAGCTTGAGCCTGCCGCCGAAGGTCATGCGCAGGGTCGAGTTCTTCTGAGAGGGGGCTCAGAGAAACACCTGCGTGTGCCTTGGCGGAACGCTTGCTCGCCGCCCACTCGGCGCGGCACGCGTCCAGATGCCGGGGCGTCATGTTATTCTGCACCGAACTGGGACGTGGTTGGGACGATGAGCGGAGTCGATGCCGAGCTAGCGGAGCGGCGGGAGCGGCGTAGGCAGGCGCGGCTTCTCGCGTTGCGCCTGCTTCGTGCGAGCAAGACGCCGGAGCAGGTCATCGAGCGGCTTCGCCGCGATGGCTTTGGCGCCGAGGAAGCGGAGCGCGTGGTCGTGCGCGCGGACGACAGCCTGCAGCGCGGGTTGAACGAAGGTGCACGCGGCAGCTGCGGTCGGTGTGCGGCGGTGATGGACGAGCGTGCCGCATATTGCGAGGCGTGCGGTGCGAAGGTTCCCGATGCGTCGGCCCTGCACTACCATCGAACAGAGCTCGAGCCCCGACTGGCCAGGGGGCGGAAGTGGCTGGGCATCATGAGCTTCATGTACGCCCTCTGGAGCGTGGTCTTCGGGCTGATCCCCGGGAGTTGGTTCAACTTGGCGGTCAACATGGTTCTGGCGGCGATTCAGTTCGGGTTATGGCGGTGGGCCACGAAGAAGTTGTTGCCGGCCGCTGTGACCTCTTTGGTCCTGTACGCGACTCTGCTCTTGGTCGACGCGGTCGCAGACCCAGCCAGCCTTTTCAAAGGTATCGTGATAAAGGTGTTCTTTGTGGGCTTTTTTGTCGGCTCGATCCGAGCAGGCCTCGAGGCGCGAGCACACGGGACCGGCTCCGTCGCGTGAAGCCGGTCCGCCCCGGCTGCGGTGCACGGCAGCGTCCGCGCGCCGCGTCGCAGGTTCTCGCGCACGCTCTAGTGCAAGGCTGTCGCCTCCGGGCGGCGGCGCGCAGCTGCGGCGCCAAACATTCCGGAGCTGGCACCGTGCAATTGCATTCGGCGGAATTTCTGCTCGAAAGCGGCGTACGCTTCATGCGGCAACGTCCTCCCCGGGTTGCCGAGAGCACCGGTCGCACGCCTGCTGACGATTGTGCTCCAGCCGCCGCTTGCGCGCCTCCTGTCGCCGGGCAGCAAGTTCGTCGAGGGTGCAGGCCTGCGCGCCCCGAACCCGCGTGGTAGCGGGCTGGCGAGAGACGGAGGACTCGGAGCGCGGCGGACAACGGCAAGATCTTCCGCGCGCCTTCGACCGCTCCGAGCAGCAATCGCTTCCCTCTCTCGTCCGCCACGCGGCCGCGCTCGAGCGTGAACCCCGAGACGCGGAGCAAGGCAAGGACGAGCCGGAGGACCGCGATGAGCATGGCGGTCCGGTGCTCCAGCCCGAGGACACGAGCGCGAAGTGCCGCCTCGACTTCGTGCTCGGCCTCTAGAGACACGACGTCCCCTACGCCCCGTCGGATCCAGCTCTGCGCCGTGGAGCGCGGAATCTCGAGCTCCGGAAACAGTTCCGGATTCCCCGCATGGAGGATCTGCTCCTTTATGCGATGGTCGTAGGTCCGGCGCGAGCGGCTGGCCATGTCGTCAGCAGAGCACGCGCGGGCGCGGAAGTATGGGCGCGCGGGAAGAAGGTGAAAAGCGAATGGTTTCGCGGTGTGCAACTGCACCACGCTGGCTCTAGAATGTTCGGCGCCGCAGCTGGGCTGACTGAGCACGTACGCGCAGAGCGCCGTGTACGTCGGGCCAAGCACCTTCGCGAGCGCGTTGATCTGGTCCCAGAGCGTTTGCGAGTCGCTCTCGAGTCCCTGCCGCGCCGCCATTTTCACCTGTCGTTCGAGCGGCAAGTGGTCGGCGTACTTCGCGATCGCAACGTTGATCGCGAAGGCGACCGAGTAGCGCGCGCCCGGAAACAGCTTGAGCGGACCCGGAGCCGTCTCGATGCACGCGCCGCAGCCACAGCGATACTTCTGCCGGCGGTGCTTCTTCAGGACGTACTTCAGCTCGACGACGTCGACCTCTTCGCTTTCCTCGAATTGCCCGTCCCAGGTCTCGAGCTGGCCTCCGCACTTCGTGCAGACCTTGTCCGCTTCGTCGAGCAAGTGGACCTGCTCGACTTCCGGCAGCAGCGACTGAGCGCGCGGGCCGTGACCCGTCTGGACGGGCTTCTGGCCTTCCGGCTTGTCGCCTTGCCCACGCTTCTCGCTCTTGTCGCCGAAGAGCAGGTGGTTGCGCTTCGCCAGCTGCTGCTCGAGGTCTGCGATCTGGAGCTTCAGCTGCTCGGGGTCGCCGCCTTTGAGTGCATGGACATCGTTTCGTGTCGGTCCCAGAACAATGTGCAGGTCGATATGCCGTTGCACGTTCTTCATGATCGCGCCGAGGAGTTCGCTTCGAGCTTGTGCGTCCGTGGGTGGGAATCGGTAGCCAACGAAGACGATGGAAAGGTCGCGAACACCGTCGCGCGCCTGGTTGGCCCTCGTACGCGACCTTGACGACGCGGAGGTCGACGACATGGTGCGCGCGGTCAGACTCATGCTTCGTGTCGGAGGGGCACGGCGTGGCAAGTAGCTGCGAGCTCTTCTTTCACGCGAGGCGAGACCGACGACCTCCGCGCGCCCCACCGCCAGCTCGAGGACGTGCGCCCACGGAAGCTCAGCGCCCATCCTGCCGAAAGGCAGTCGCCGCAGCGCTGCCGCGTCGTCCAGGTCGCGCCCTCAAAGCTCCACGAAGAGGAAGCCATGCTGCGAGCCCTAAGCTCGTGAGGGTTTGATGCTTCACGGGAGCGGGAGCATTTGCTCGCTCGCTCTTCCATCTTGCCGCCGTGCTCGAGCGCGTCCGAGCCATGGCCGCGCCTTTGGCGCTTCGGCGCGACCAACGTGCCCGTCGCCGACGCACGGGCTGGGTTCGGTCCTGTCGGAGCGCCGCCGTCAGCGCAGCCCTGCGGAAGCGAGCGGATCGGAGGTGCGCAATTCCCTCGTCGACTAGGCGAGGGACCGCATCGATTGCGCGGCTCGTTATGTCCGCGAAACGTGCCCGTCCACTCCCGGCGCCGCGATCGTGCGCAGCCCAGACGCCGACCGCGCCTGGCATGGAGGTTGCCGCAAAGGAGCGGTCGCCATGCCCAAACCCAAGATCGATGCGACGGGAAGTGCCGATCCGGAAGCCGCGCGGCGCGAGCGGGCGTACGCAATGAAGGAAGGTGAAGGCAATGAGGACGAAGACTTTTCGTTTGCTCGGCGAGCGCTGGCTGGAAGCTTCCCTGCTTGCCGCCGCACTGACCCTCACGGGCGCTGCGGCGAGCGGCCAAGACGCACGAGGCCTAATGGTTGAGGCTGTTGATCAGTACTCCGTTTACAACCCTGGCTGGACTGATCTCCAGAACAACGCTGACAACGTGAATGGCTTTCTTTACAACATGATTCCGACGGCTGGCATCTGGTGGACAACCCTGCAGCCCTGGTACAACGCGCAGGTCTACGACAGCGACTTTTACGATCCTCAGCGAGTTTCCGGGGGCAGCGACACGTATAATTTCGACCAGGCAAGCGCGGCCATCTCGTTCTTCTCCGGCCATGGGAGCTGCGACGATCAGACCAGCACCACCTGTTTCGGGGCCTCCGGATGTCCACCTCAGGGCGGAAACATCGGCGTTTGCACAAGGACGCCGATGAATTGGATCGGGCGGTGCGAGTACAGCACGCCACGACGACTCGTGACCGCTTCGCCAGCCGATGCCTTTGGGCACAACGCTTTCTATTCGAGCGGCAATGTTAAGCTCGGCGAAAGTTCGAACGCCGGAACGTGGGGCGGCGCCGGGACAAACGGCAACACCAACATGGCGATCTTTGATGTCAGCTGTGGCGCAACGCCCAACATGATGTACCAGAACTTCTCCCAGGCATTCGCGGGGGCCAGCTTGATCGGGACGATCATGCCTGCCCACACCGGCGCTGACACGGCAGACGTGGATTACCGCGGCTGGATCTTCGGCTACTCGTTTCGCGTGAACCCATATGGCTCCGTTGGCTCTGCCTGGGTGAACACGATCAACACTTCGGGAGGCGGGGCGCCTTGCCTTCACGCCGACGGGAGCACCACGCCCGGGCACGGCATCATCAAGTGCGGCGTGCTGGTCGTGGCGTCACTTACCGAATCGGCGTTCTGGACCGGCTGGGCGCTCAACAACGAGAGTTGGTACGACATCCAGTTCAACGTCAACGACGCAAGGGCGGGCACATCATTCAACTGGAAGGGCATATGCAACTGGAATTGCGCTGCTTACCCGGGGGTGATGCCATGATCACGCGGTCCACCGCATCGCGCATCGTGGAGCTGGCTGCGTTCGCGGCGTTTGGTTGTGCCCAAGACATTCCCGAACCGCGTCCGAGTCGGCATTCCGATTCTGTCGGTCAAGCCGCTCCACTGACGTCGTCGGTTGCCAAGTATCAGCACGAATTTTCGAGGAGCCGATTCGTTGCTGGGGCGGCGGCGCAGGCCAGGGTCGAGTCGGGGTTTCAGAAGGTGGTGGGCGAGTTCGGGGTGTTCGCGACGGATGGTCATAACGGTGCCGTGACTGCGATACCGCACGGTGCGTCAGGAAGAGAACTGGCGGAGCCCTTCACCGACGATGAAGGCGTGCACAACAAGGCGGTGCTTGATTACTTCCTGGGTGCGGGCATTCCGCCTGCTCAAGTGGGTTCAGCCAGCGTCACTACCGTCATTGAGGGAACCGGAACGCTCGTGGACGGAAGGGACGCGCCGCCCAGATTCGTCGCATTCAACACGGTGTTGGAGCGGCGAGTCTCGGGCGTTCAGGTCGCCGACTCGTTTGCGTGGGCTCGTTTGGCCAAGGACGGTTCGG
This sequence is a window from Myxococcales bacterium. Protein-coding genes within it:
- a CDS encoding transposase — translated: MSLTARTMSSTSASSRSRTRANQARDGVRDLSIVFVGYRFPPTDAQARSELLGAIMKNVQRHIDLHIVLGPTRNDVHALKGGDPEQLKLQIADLEQQLAKRNHLLFGDKSEKRGQGDKPEGQKPVQTGHGPRAQSLLPEVEQVHLLDEADKVCTKCGGQLETWDGQFEESEEVDVVELKYVLKKHRRQKYRCGCGACIETAPGPLKLFPGARYSVAFAINVAIAKYADHLPLERQVKMAARQGLESDSQTLWDQINALAKVLGPTYTALCAYVLSQPSCGAEHSRASVVQLHTAKPFAFHLLPARPYFRARACSADDMASRSRRTYDHRIKEQILHAGNPELFPELEIPRSTAQSWIRRGVGDVVSLEAEHEVEAALRARVLGLEHRTAMLIAVLRLVLALLRVSGFTLERGRVADERGKRLLLGAVEGARKILPLSAALRVLRLSPARYHAGSGRAGLHPRRTCCPATGGAQAAAGAQSSAGVRPVLSATRGGRCRMKRTPLSSRNSAECNCTVPAPECLAPQLRAAARRRQPCTRACARTCDAARGRCRAPQPGRTGFTRRSRSRVLAPRGLLGSSRQKSPQRTPLSRYL
- a CDS encoding zinc ribbon domain-containing protein, whose product is MSGVDAELAERRERRRQARLLALRLLRASKTPEQVIERLRRDGFGAEEAERVVVRADDSLQRGLNEGARGSCGRCAAVMDERAAYCEACGAKVPDASALHYHRTELEPRLARGRKWLGIMSFMYALWSVVFGLIPGSWFNLAVNMVLAAIQFGLWRWATKKLLPAAVTSLVLYATLLLVDAVADPASLFKGIVIKVFFVGFFVGSIRAGLEARAHGTGSVA